The following DNA comes from Fusarium fujikuroi IMI 58289 draft genome, chromosome FFUJ_chr03.
GAGTGTGTTTACCATTTTGGAGTGTATCGGTCCTCGTAGAATATGTATTGTATGTTGGTTCTTTCATTATACACCGCCTGTCTATCTCATGTTTGCCATGTGTCTATTCTTTACAACCAAATGTATTGCGCCATCGCTAAGAGCAATATGTCAAACCCATATATCAACCAATCGCAACTCAGTGCCCCCAGTTCCAGAAACGCCAACCAACCGTGCCATGTAAATAAAGCATCACATCCATACATACTCGCGGTGTTGTCTAGAAGTCATGATATTTCGGTCAATGTACATGAGCCCAAACCCAGGACAAAACATGCTGTCGAATCGTAATACATAGGTCATGTACCGTGAAGTGAAGTCAAGGTGTTTCTTCTCTAGAAGAAACGACCAGCTAATGTCATGATGCCGGCCAAGAAGGGTATAACAGCAATAACGCTGTGTAAAGGCTGAAGAACGAAGGCGCTGTTCTCGGCGGGGATGATTTTCCCCTTGGCGTTGAGCCTCCAGCCTTCGGGGATAGCTCCGCCAGAGGGTCGGGAGCCGGTCCAGGGCCATCCCGTCTGTGTAGCTGTAGCGGGACTTCCGTCCTCGGCGATACCTCCAACAGGAACGTTTCCATCTGCTGTAGCGACAGTTCCTTGGGCGGTAGCAGTGACGGTCATTGCATCGCCGTTTTCGTTGCCGTTGATCTCACCGCCGACAGATTCGATTGACTCCCAGGAGCCAGATGTGTCCTTGTATTTGTACTCGTCACCAGTTGAGTAGTCCGTGACAACGACACTCTTGACCTTCATGGTGAAGGGACCTTTGGAGTAGTCTGTCGGTCCACGGGCCCATTTGACGGTGCCTGCGGAGTTTGTATTGGGGTCACCACCAGCCCAGGCGCCAAACTTGACTTGCATCGGAGTTTGAGGGTATTGATTATCCTCGGCGTCGCCAGCGTTGAGGGTTCGGACGACAGTGCCGCCAGCCATCCAGACGATGCGATCCTTGGTCCAGTCGATGGTGTATGTAATCCACTCGCCCTGCGTGTTTGTCACGTCGTGAAACTCGCCGCGGTTGTAAGAGGTCGTCTGGCCCTTTCCAAAGTAGTTTGACTGGATCTCGTCATTATCGGAGCCGAGCCATTCAATGTCGATCTCGTCGAGCACGTCGGACTGGAGAACGAGCGACGATACGATACCGGCTCCGGGAGCAGCCTTCATCGTGATCTCGACGCGGCCGAACATGATGTAGAAGAGGGATGCCAGCTGCGGCGCGTCATTGGCGCGGGCGACGGTGAAAGAGACGCCCTCGCTGTCGTATTTGGGCGATCCGGAGGCTGCGAAGGAGTTCACCTCGCCTTTGGAGAAGTCGATGTCGATGCTCATGCCGAGGGCATCGTCGCTGGGACAGTTGCCTATAAGTGTCTGGTTAGTGGGATGATGGGGTTGACTGGTGGATAAAGTGTGCGTACTGTTCTGGAGAGGATTACATTTGCTCCATGTCTGGGCTGAGACTGTGGTGGCAAGCAGCACTGTGGCTGCGGTCGAGACTCCGGATATCCATCTCATGTTGGGCTGTATGTGCTGTGGTGGGTAGGTATGGCAATGTATGTACGGAGGTGAACAAGTAGTTTCGAAAAGTCAACGTCGTCGATATGAGTATTACTCTGTTCTTCAACTCGTCTCGTATCGTTGTATCGTTGTATCAGTACTCGATAATgtgtagtagtagtagtagtagtagtagtagtagtagcaCAAGGAAACAGACTTGAGGCTTATGGTGATGGTTGGTGTaaggggaggaagaagtgGTGAAGATGCAGGTTCCCGCTCAAGACTAAAAAGCGAAATATTACGAGCAAAGACAAGACACGTCACGTCACACGCTTGGCATTGGAAATCTCAACGCTCACCGTTTTCCggtttcttcttgggctgccGCGTAATAGCAATTGGCCCCGTACTTGGTTGTTTTGGCGCCCAAGGATGATGAACTGGGAGGTTGGGAGCGTTTCTTGTATGTAGATATTGGGATATTAGTGCCGTACCCAATTCCGTGCTGCCGGGTGGCTGGGAAATCGGGTGGCTGGGCTGGACCGGCCCGTGTGGCGCTACGGGATCCCGGCACCGTTGTTGAAAGCTTGGCTACCCTGTACCGCAGCTGTGTCTGGTCCCATGAGTTGATACTGGTATCACCCACCCACCACTTGACATTCATAGATGATATACGGACGAGTCCAGCGTTGCTAGGTTCGTGTATTAACCtcgtcaatcttctcaataGCCTTGTAATGCATCGGCATGGTATACGTGTCCAGGTCCTCactaaaagaagtaattTAGTGGCCGTCAAGTTTTACACCTAAAATCTCGCCATGATCTGTTCACAGTATACGACCCTCCACTAATTCAAAATCGTGATGTTAACGTTCGTTACGCGCCTTCTCAGTGTcggcctcaacctcagcttGTACAgcatcaagaagaggaaaaggtgGATTGTTTCAGATAAGCAGGACAATATCTCCCGCACATATCAACTATGCGAATCCTAAAATACAAGCTGCGCAACACGACTGAGGGTCATCTAGGCTAGGCTGGTCTCTCACTGATCTCGATCGTTGTAACGGCATGCAACGAAACATCCCTTGCTGAAGTCTAAATCGACATCACTCAATCAGAATCAATCGTCAAACTACTGGCATGTTAGGGCTAGATGTTTTGTCTCACGAAACACTCTAAAATGCGCGCCCTCGCATAAAGCGTACAGCCACAACCACTCTATCCAGACCAGATCCAAGACCTACACGTGTAAGCCATGTCgcagatcagatcagcccTTGCATCATCTCtggcaccatcatcactcGCATATAAGCCTCCATACCATCCCTCCCTCTGCCACGGAATTTGCTGGAATGGTACAGATTGCTTGTCTGCCCAGGTCAAGTACCCTACACCCTCCATTTATGAAATCATCGCGACTGGGATGACATAGACAGAAGTGCACTGCACCAACTACACCGACAGCAGACTATCGAGTCACCGACATTTTGACCACCCAGCAAGTGGGGGGGGNNNNNNNNNNNNNNNNNNNNGCCANGCCATTCAGCGNAGCAGCAATCAGACATNGCAGCAGNNGNNNNGAGNNGNGNGNGGGGGGGGGGGAggtaaagaagaaaagttgaCGAGGAGAAAGACGAAATGAGTAAAACTCCCGTATCGACAAAAACTTTGCTTCCCTCGAAAAATTAAATACAAAGTACGTAGCTGCTACATGTGCTAAACTGGGCCGAGTCTAAGCTCCCGGGTGAGACAAATAAGCAAAGCATTCTGAATGCGAGTGAGCCAGAAGAGACatagagaaaaagaaaatcaAAAGAGCAAAGGGCTGAACAACACTCACCTGACCCGTTGACGACAGATACATACAGTACTGTATCCGTAGATAGATGATCAATTCCAGTCCGTGATAGATACATACCCTATATGCCAACTCCATTATGCGTCTGCTATGTAGACTAGGTGCGGAGCATTCATGACAGCATTTCACCACACAAACGCTGCCCTCGCATATGCAGGCTATGCAGGTCCAAAATCTGATCCACGACCTGTCAGCAAAGAAAGGCAAGCACCCAATCAACATCTCCATGTCCTCTGTGAAAACCTTTTTCAAAAGATCTTTTATGTTATCCCTCGCATATATCACAAGTGATCGCCATTCTACGTACAGTACGTCGCGTCTGGTGGGCATACATAAACATTCCCGACGGTATAGAATCCTTCCCCGTGCTCCTTGCACTCGTCGGACCCCGATTGATTGACCGTGATCCCTTGCTTCTCTTTCCGTGCCTCGCCGCCACATGAGGCCATTCGGGGATATTCCTCTCTCTTACTGCTTACATATCCCGCAGTGAGATACAGTCGATTCCCCACCCTCGCATACCGGCCTCACTACTTCTCGAGTACTGCATGCCCTAATAAACccacagagagagagagcacTCCCAAGTTGCCTTGCCTGCACTGCAGGCTATAGAACCAAACATGTATCAAGACGAAGCTGCTTGGCTCGGTAGATTCAAGTCAGTGTGCTTATCGGCTAAACAGTCGACAAAGCTCGACATGTCGTGCAAGCTGTGGAGGCATGCAATAGTTGATGTTGAAAACCCTAATCTACATCATTGACACATCTGTGTTATGTACTGAACTCGAGCATTTGACGTCAAACGCTCACTTGTTCGACATGTTTCAGACATCCACTCGGATATCTCCAACGCTTTTTTTCGTACCCTCGTCATTGGCTCGATCGTTTCATCTTCAGCTGAGCAAATCTAAACCTTTGTCTCGGCCTCGTGTCATGTTCCGTTGCTTGCCCCTCAGCCTACCAGTATACTGTTGAGGGCGAGGCCAAAACTGACATTCTCCGGGCACGCGACATGCATTATTAGACACAGTCCGTGATCCGTGACCGCTTCATCCAGGCAAGACTTGTTGGTCGGGACATGATAGGACCCTCATGGTCCATCAGAGGTCCAAGATGCATAACCATGAGAATTGCAAATGGCCCTCGCATAAGTCAGTCATATGTAATGTATCACATCATATGATGACATGTTGCGAAATAGCGACAAGAAAACGTGATATAgacaagagaaaaagaaaaagaaaagaatacTGAAAATGGTTAGATGAGGGAAAAGAGGGCACAGAAATGAGAGAGTAAAAAGCAAAAAAATTTGAGGCAAAAGAGACAGCGAACCAGGACACGACAGAGAGCAGCGCAAACAGAACAGGGCAGGACAGGATAGGATAgcacaagacaagacaaagcAAATAATTAGCCGATCAGTCCTCGGTAAGTAAACATGGTGAAGCCATAACTGAATCAACCTGTGGAGTGGGGGTTCAAAGTCGATGAATTGGTAATTACTTTGTATCTATGTCTGTATCTGTATCTGTATCTGTATCTTTGCCGTCGCTCGCTCGTAATCATTACATATAGGTCATAATGATAGACTGTTATGCCGAAATGACACACCATCTCAGCTATCGGCATCATTAAACTTAGTCTGGGCATTGAGCCGTTGCCCTCAGACCTGATCaatcagactcagactctTGCGGACCGCACCTCGTCCGTCCACCTCATACCGACGGGTTGGCCCGGAGCTGCCGTGCGCATCAAAATGGGTGGATAGATTTGTATGTACGGGATCTAGAGTATGTCCATCAGTGACAAACGA
Coding sequences within:
- a CDS encoding related to CRH1-family of putative glycosidases might exert a common role in cell wall organization; this encodes MRWISGVSTAATVLLATTVSAQTWSKCNPLQNSNCPSDDALGMSIDIDFSKGEVNSFAASGSPKYDSEGVSFTVARANDAPQLASLFYIMFGRVEITMKAAPGAGIVSSLVLQSDVLDEIDIEWLGSDNDEIQSNYFGKGQTTSYNRGEFHDVTNTQGEWITYTIDWTKDRIVWMAGGTVVRTLNAGDAEDNQYPQTPMQVKFGAWAGGDPNTNSAGTVKWARGPTDYSKGPFTMKVKSVVVTDYSTGDEYKYKDTSGSWESIESVGGEINGNENGDAMTVTATAQGTVATADGNVPVGGIAEDGSPATATQTGWPWTGSRPSGGAIPEGWRLNAKGKIIPAENSAFVLQPLHSVIAVIPFLAGIMTLAGRFF